In the Lascolabacillus massiliensis genome, one interval contains:
- a CDS encoding polysaccharide lyase family protein, translating to MKILFQKHFLILISLLIIPSVITSQNTAIWEIGSKDNSAAEFALYPSGYKDFLEHNFGFEDEFFLINHSEEKKNFPYVLPGPVDTWGGTYHTAGWRTHEINTGVFSATKYSRA from the coding sequence ATGAAGATATTATTTCAAAAGCACTTTTTAATTTTAATCTCATTATTAATTATACCATCGGTAATCACTTCTCAGAATACCGCAATCTGGGAAATTGGAAGTAAGGATAATTCTGCTGCTGAATTTGCACTTTACCCATCGGGCTATAAAGATTTCCTTGAGCATAATTTTGGTTTTGAGGATGAGTTCTTCCTGATAAATCATTCGGAAGAGAAGAAGAATTTTCCATATGTGCTGCCGGGACCGGTTGACACGTGGGGTGGTACTTATCACACTGCGGGCTGGAGAACGCATGAGATAAATACAGGAGTGTTCTCAGCTACTAAATATTCAAGAGCTTAA
- a CDS encoding ROK family protein yields MPDNKQNAILTLDAGGTSFVFSAIVDNREAVEPICCEAYPSDLGRCLDSMVASFKKVIDKLGYYPAAISFAFPGPADYLNGVIGDLPNFPAFRGGVALGPYLEEKFNIPVFINNDGNLFAYGEAIAGALPELNGELAGLGNPKQYKNMLAVTLGTGFGGGVVIDGELLRGDNGCGGDVWLSANKLDNSLIAEEGVSIRAVKRVYRELSGDNSELTPKDIFDIAEGERDGDREAAVASFERLGEVAGFTISESLNIVDGIVVVGGGISKASKYILPSMIREMNGVRKMVTGEVFPRLQMKAYNLEDENERALFMKDDSKTVTVPGSDKTVLYHQTKKIGVMVSRLGTSRAIAFGAYNFALNELNNNSTKINNR; encoded by the coding sequence ATGCCTGATAATAAACAGAATGCAATTTTAACTTTAGATGCCGGGGGAACAAGCTTTGTTTTTTCTGCAATAGTTGATAACAGGGAGGCAGTGGAGCCGATCTGTTGTGAAGCATACCCTTCAGATCTGGGTAGATGCCTGGACTCAATGGTAGCATCATTTAAAAAGGTGATTGATAAGCTGGGGTATTATCCCGCAGCGATTAGTTTTGCTTTTCCGGGTCCTGCCGATTATCTGAATGGGGTTATTGGCGACCTGCCAAACTTCCCTGCTTTCAGGGGTGGGGTGGCTTTGGGTCCCTACCTGGAGGAGAAGTTCAATATCCCTGTATTTATTAATAATGATGGTAACCTGTTTGCCTATGGGGAGGCGATTGCAGGTGCATTGCCGGAGCTGAACGGTGAACTGGCCGGGCTGGGGAATCCGAAGCAGTACAAAAATATGCTTGCTGTGACTCTCGGAACCGGTTTTGGCGGTGGTGTGGTAATAGATGGTGAGCTGCTCAGAGGTGATAATGGTTGTGGCGGCGATGTGTGGTTGTCTGCCAATAAGCTTGACAACTCGCTGATTGCTGAAGAGGGTGTTAGTATCCGCGCCGTGAAGCGTGTATATCGTGAGTTGTCGGGTGACAATAGTGAGCTGACTCCTAAAGATATATTTGATATTGCAGAGGGTGAGAGAGATGGTGACAGGGAAGCGGCTGTTGCAAGTTTTGAGCGACTGGGAGAGGTTGCCGGTTTCACTATCTCTGAATCGCTTAATATAGTGGATGGAATTGTTGTTGTGGGGGGTGGTATATCAAAGGCTTCCAAATATATCCTTCCATCTATGATCAGGGAGATGAATGGTGTGAGGAAGATGGTTACAGGTGAAGTTTTCCCACGTTTGCAGATGAAGGCGTATAACCTGGAGGATGAGAATGAGAGGGCGCTTTTCATGAAGGATGACTCTAAAACAGTGACTGTTCCGGGTAGTGATAAGACGGTTCTGTATCATCAGACAAAAAAGATTGGTGTGATGGTGTCGCGACTGGGCACGAGCAGGGCTATCGCTTTTGGGGCTTATAATTTTGCTTTAAACGAACTAAATAACAACTCTACAAAAATCAATAACAGGTAA
- a CDS encoding MFS transporter — protein MKTKRNIIPVIAVFFGFFIMGFVDVVGIATNYVKIDFNLSNSLANTLPMIVFLWFALFSIPAGILMGKIGRKNTVLISLAITALAMIIPFFIYSFAWVLVAFALLGISNTILQVSLNPLVASMFNKDKTASVLSTGQFIKSISSLSGPIIVGFSALYFENWRFTFLIFSAISLLSVLLLGTSKIDESGNINQQSSFGTVVALLKNRYVLYSFLGIVLIVGLDVGINTSAPQLLMSRAGMEISRAGLGSSVYFIAKTIGTFLGAFLLLKTKPLMFLRVSMVIAMLSFVPLVLGTNMWVILIAIFLIGLTCANVFSILFSLALNRVTDRANEISALMIMGVSGGAVILPLQGVVNDAFGLIASLLVLLACLVLILILTKNLKENA, from the coding sequence ATGAAAACAAAAAGGAATATCATACCTGTGATTGCCGTATTCTTCGGTTTCTTTATCATGGGTTTTGTAGATGTGGTGGGAATTGCCACAAACTACGTGAAGATTGATTTTAACCTGTCTAACTCATTGGCAAACACTCTTCCTATGATTGTTTTCCTCTGGTTTGCACTGTTCTCGATTCCGGCAGGTATACTGATGGGAAAGATAGGCAGAAAGAATACTGTTTTGATATCACTCGCTATAACTGCATTAGCGATGATTATACCGTTTTTCATTTATAGTTTTGCATGGGTGCTGGTGGCGTTTGCGCTGCTTGGAATTAGTAATACTATTCTTCAGGTATCGCTAAACCCACTGGTGGCATCCATGTTTAACAAGGACAAGACGGCGAGTGTGCTCTCTACGGGGCAGTTTATCAAGTCGATATCATCTTTATCAGGACCTATCATCGTGGGTTTCTCTGCTCTCTATTTTGAGAACTGGAGGTTTACTTTCCTGATATTCTCGGCTATATCGCTTTTGTCGGTTCTACTTCTCGGCACTTCAAAGATTGATGAGTCAGGTAACATCAACCAACAGAGTTCTTTTGGAACAGTGGTTGCTCTCCTGAAAAACAGATATGTTCTATACAGTTTTCTTGGTATTGTTCTGATTGTGGGACTGGATGTGGGTATTAACACATCCGCTCCACAGTTGCTTATGAGCAGGGCGGGTATGGAGATAAGCAGGGCGGGACTGGGCAGCAGTGTCTATTTTATCGCTAAGACTATCGGTACTTTCCTTGGTGCATTTTTATTGCTTAAAACTAAGCCGTTGATGTTCCTGAGGGTGTCGATGGTTATTGCTATGCTATCTTTTGTTCCTCTGGTTCTTGGAACGAACATGTGGGTTATACTGATTGCGATTTTCCTGATTGGGCTTACCTGCGCTAATGTCTTTTCTATTCTTTTCTCGCTTGCTCTTAACAGGGTTACCGATCGTGCAAACGAGATTTCGGCTCTCATGATTATGGGAGTTTCCGGTGGAGCTGTGATTCTGCCGCTGCAGGGGGTTGTGAATGATGCATTCGGATTGATTGCATCGTTATTGGTGCTTCTTGCCTGCTTGGTCCTTATTCTGATTCTAACAAAAAATCTGAAAGAAAATGCCTGA